One region of Culex pipiens pallens isolate TS chromosome 2, TS_CPP_V2, whole genome shotgun sequence genomic DNA includes:
- the LOC120421293 gene encoding uncharacterized protein LOC120421293, which produces MTSYDRDRRIWSGPRQPCVFNPECNYGQIVMNLLERSPDKVIQIDGDTGATMTRAEMRLRIVRAAQNLTKLGYGVGDIASVVAVNSENLAPLVLALQVIGVGFNALAPSFDADEMAHMMRQTESKLVFCDADNYDTVQVATRKVGFGGRIFVMENAPNEECAVDQLFRTTGMEHVFYPKYLGDSYNLIANITCSSGTTGLPKGVCYSHAQTIAGFCKVANFDDGICLNFSTLYWGTGVYVLNMAVMNNSTRLITRRPFSTDLFFELIRKYKIRFLYTPASYAAAIASDPRVAGTDLTSIKFWALGASNVSESIRDTVDELVKGHGRSYNFYGTSESGFLAADFFKRKPNAVGKVGTNMQVRILDEDGNPLGVGEQGEVVVQSLGIKFLGYYKNEEASREALDKEGWFRTGDIGYFDEEQYLYLVDRKKDIFKYMGNQVSPSEVEAVIEKLPGVQHVCVTGLPNEDKTSDLVTAVIQREPAGPQLTAAEVIDHVAKHLSDPKHLRGGVFFVEEFPMTTNGKIIRRKVRQMLLDGVIN; this is translated from the exons ATGACTTCGTACGATCGAGATCGACGCATTTGGAGCGGCCCGCGGCAGCCGTGCGTGTTCAACCCGGAGTGCAACTATGGCCAGATCGTGATGAACCTGCTGGAGCGATCGCCGGACAAGGTGATCCAGATCGACGGGGACACCGGCGCAACCATGACGCGGGCCGAGATGCGGCTGCGGATTGTCCGGGCCGCTCAGAATCTAACCAAACTTGGCTACGGCGTCGGAGACATCGCGTCGGTGGTGGCGGTCAACTCGGAAAACCTGGCGCCACTGGTTCTGGCCCTGCAGGTCATCGGCGTCGGGTTCAACGCGCTCGCGCCCAGCTTCGACGCCGACGAAATGGCCCACATGATGCGCCAGACGGAGTCTAAGTTGGTGTTCTGCGACGCGGACAACTACGACACGGTTCAGGTGGCCACACGGAAGGTCGGCTTCGGCGGCCGGATCTTCGTGATGGAGAACGCGCCAAACGAGGAGTGCGCGGTGGATCAGCTGTTTCGGACGACCGGCATGGAGCATGTGTTCTA CCCAAAGTACTTAGGCGACTCATACAACCTGATCGCCAACATCACCTGCTCATCCGGAACGACCGGCCTTCCCAAAGGTGTCTGCTACTCCCACGCCCAGACGATCGCCGGGTTCTGCAAAGTGGC CAACTTCGACGACGGCATCTGCCTCAACTTCAGCACCCTCTACTGGGGCACCGGCGTGTACGTGCTCAACATGGCCGTCATGAACAACTCGACGCGGCTCATCACGCGGCGCCCCTTCTCGACGGATCTGTTCTTCGAGTTGATCCGGAAGTACAAGATACGGTTTCTGTACACGCCGGCTTCGTACGCCGCGGCCATCGCCAGTGATCCCCGGGTGGCCGGCACCGATCTGACCAGTATTAAGTTTTGGGCGCTGGGCGCGTCCAACGTATCGGAGAGCATCCGTGACACGGTGGACGAGCTGGTGAAGGGGCACGGGAGGTCGTACAACTTTTACGGCACGTCGGAGAGTGGATTTTTGGCGGCGGATTTCTTCAAGCGGAAACCGAACGCCGTGGGGAAGGTCGGGACGAACATGCAGGTCCGGATACTGGACGAGGACGGGAATCCGCTGGGGGTGGGGGAGCAGGGCGAGGTTGTGGTGCAGTCGCTGGGGATCAAGTTTTTG GGTTACTACAAAAACGAGGAAGCCTCCCGGGAAGCCCTGGACAAGGAGGGTTGGTTCCGCACCGGTGACATCGGATACTTTGACGAGGAGCAGTACCTGTATTTGGTGGATCGCAAGAAGGACATCTTCAAGTACATGGGCAACCAGGTGTCTCCGTCGGAGGTGGAAGCGGTTATTGAAAAACTTCCGGGAGTGCAGCACGTGTGCGTCACCGGACTGCCCAACGAGGACAAAACGTCCGACCTGGTGACGGCGGTCATTCAGCGGGAACCCGCCGGTCCACAGTTGACGGCCGCCGAGGTGATCGACCACGTGGCCAAGCATTTGAGCGATCCGAAGCACCTGCGAGGGGGTGTGTTCTTCGTGGAGGAGTTTCCAATGACCACGAATGGGAAGATCATTAGAAGGAAGGTTCGGCAGATGTTGCTGGACGGTGTCATTAATTAG